In Streptomyces violaceusniger Tu 4113, one DNA window encodes the following:
- a CDS encoding SCO3933 family regulatory protein yields MAMTRIRVGLLPSTQFIAGTLPVPKVKDPNTGEVATDRDTGETLHTLTVFLMEEGRAEQMKITVPESGLPGGLQPGMPVRVAELFATPWARLFNGQLSDGVAYRAAALELVK; encoded by the coding sequence ATGGCTATGACGCGTATTCGCGTGGGGCTGCTGCCTTCCACCCAGTTCATCGCTGGCACCCTCCCGGTGCCGAAGGTGAAGGACCCCAACACGGGTGAGGTCGCCACCGACCGTGACACCGGGGAGACCCTGCACACCCTGACCGTCTTCCTCATGGAAGAGGGCCGCGCCGAGCAGATGAAGATCACCGTTCCTGAGAGCGGCCTGCCGGGTGGTCTCCAGCCGGGGATGCCGGTGCGGGTGGCGGAGCTGTTCGCCACTCCGTGGGCGCGGCTCTTCAACGGCCAGCTCTCCGATGGCGTGGCCTACCGGGCGGCGGCGTTGGAGCTGGTCAAGTGA
- a CDS encoding winged helix-turn-helix domain-containing protein, with translation MSLPRDTHTPPYRLVADELRQLIRSGRIKPGERVPSSRDLEAKYDIANMTARSALRVLRDEGLIYSTPGRGNFVVDPLPPESEEPPGAGETEGRRQMPSAEYLELSERLDALTAKVDELLGVFQQLASFTERQKKS, from the coding sequence ATGAGCCTGCCGAGGGACACCCACACTCCGCCTTATCGGCTGGTCGCCGACGAACTTCGCCAGCTAATCCGCTCCGGCCGTATCAAGCCGGGCGAACGGGTCCCGTCCTCACGCGACCTCGAAGCCAAGTACGACATCGCGAACATGACGGCCCGGTCCGCGCTGCGTGTCCTGCGCGACGAAGGATTGATCTACTCCACACCGGGCCGGGGCAACTTCGTTGTTGACCCTCTGCCCCCGGAGTCCGAGGAACCCCCGGGGGCAGGCGAGACCGAAGGGCGGCGGCAGATGCCCAGCGCCGAGTATCTGGAGCTATCCGAACGCCTAGACGCCCTAACGGCCAAGGTTGACGAGCTGCTGGGGGTCTTCCAGCAACTCGCCAGCTTCACCGAGCGTCAGAAGAAGAGCTAG